A genomic region of Myxosarcina sp. GI1 contains the following coding sequences:
- a CDS encoding transglycosylase SLT domain-containing protein, with protein MIQKTLKAKNWLATSLVLFGSTIALGCSNSVVNKNLDRVDPETSEVQLLSSTTEPSQQTLDSRTSFLLASNLINQQQGQQALQELENLENQYPILASYVLLKQGQAYQLAGNNNEAETSWQQVVNNYPDSAAAAEALYLLGKSNPAYWQQAIKRFPAHPRTHQIVRQLLEQNPNQLRLMALLAKYTPDDEEVGKMRDRLMNEYASQLTPQDWQAIADGYWLKWDYGKAGRAYAKSSLTPGNLYRAARGHHLGNDIATAKKLYLQLIEQFPNAEDTGLGLRRLATIVDKQQAIIYLDRAIAKFPQEAPEALMEKADLLDTLNSSISATQARKLVLTQYTNSEAAAEYRWEIANIQAKAGNLTAAWHWAQQIAVNNPESPLAPKATFWIGKWAQKLGKISEATTAFKAVLANFPRSYYAWRAAVALNWDVGDFTTVRQKLPEVVKQSDRAPLPAGSEIVRELDRLGLKSEALAQFQIETAYKKELTIAEEFTSGLLKLDQGKNLRGINQIWFLKDRNKPSEKQQWQALRQTAQYWQGLYPFPFEKSILNWSQSRQLNPLLVTALIRQESRFEPKIRSWAGATGLMQVMPATGEHVASSIGLSDYSLTNPEDNINIGTYYLDFTHQKYQNNSMLAVASYNAGPNAVAQWVSRYGLKDADEFVEQIPYSETKGYVESVFENYWNYLLIYNPEVEKLFQQLS; from the coding sequence GTGATACAAAAAACACTAAAAGCTAAAAATTGGCTAGCAACTAGTTTGGTATTGTTTGGCTCGACAATAGCTTTAGGCTGTAGCAATTCAGTTGTTAATAAGAATTTAGATCGTGTCGATCCAGAAACTTCTGAAGTACAGCTTTTGTCGTCAACTACTGAGCCATCACAGCAAACTTTAGATAGTCGTACCAGTTTTTTACTAGCATCCAATCTGATTAACCAACAGCAAGGGCAACAGGCATTACAAGAGTTAGAAAATTTAGAAAACCAGTATCCTATTCTGGCTTCCTATGTTTTACTCAAACAGGGACAAGCTTATCAGTTAGCGGGAAATAACAACGAAGCAGAAACTAGCTGGCAGCAAGTCGTTAATAACTATCCCGACTCTGCTGCTGCTGCCGAAGCTTTATATCTTTTAGGCAAGTCTAATCCCGCTTATTGGCAACAGGCTATAAAACGGTTTCCCGCCCATCCCCGCACCCATCAAATAGTTCGCCAATTGCTAGAGCAAAATCCTAACCAGCTTCGGCTAATGGCGTTATTAGCAAAATACACTCCCGATGATGAAGAGGTAGGTAAAATGCGCGATCGCCTGATGAACGAATACGCTAGTCAACTTACCCCACAGGATTGGCAAGCGATCGCTGATGGCTATTGGTTGAAGTGGGATTACGGCAAAGCAGGACGAGCCTACGCCAAGTCTTCTCTTACCCCTGGCAATCTTTATCGCGCCGCCAGAGGTCATCATCTTGGTAACGATATAGCCACAGCAAAAAAGCTTTATCTACAGCTTATCGAACAATTTCCTAACGCCGAAGATACTGGTTTGGGTTTGCGTCGGTTGGCTACTATTGTTGATAAACAACAGGCAATTATTTATTTAGATCGGGCGATCGCAAAATTTCCCCAAGAAGCACCAGAAGCTCTAATGGAAAAAGCAGATCTTCTTGACACTCTAAATAGTTCGATTTCCGCTACCCAAGCTCGCAAACTCGTTTTAACTCAATACACCAATTCAGAAGCGGCTGCCGAATATCGTTGGGAAATTGCCAATATACAAGCTAAGGCAGGAAATTTAACTGCCGCCTGGCATTGGGCGCAACAGATAGCTGTTAATAATCCCGAAAGTCCTCTCGCACCCAAAGCCACCTTTTGGATCGGCAAATGGGCGCAAAAGTTAGGTAAAATCTCAGAAGCTACTACTGCTTTTAAAGCTGTTTTGGCGAACTTTCCCCGTTCTTATTACGCTTGGCGAGCGGCTGTAGCACTAAATTGGGACGTGGGAGATTTTACCACCGTGCGCCAAAAGCTACCCGAAGTCGTCAAGCAAAGCGATCGCGCTCCGCTTCCCGCAGGTTCAGAAATTGTACGCGAACTGGATCGATTGGGTTTAAAATCCGAAGCCTTGGCGCAATTTCAAATTGAAACTGCTTATAAAAAAGAATTAACTATTGCCGAAGAATTTACCAGCGGTTTATTAAAGCTTGACCAGGGTAAAAACTTGCGGGGTATCAATCAAATTTGGTTTCTCAAAGATCGCAATAAGCCTTCAGAAAAACAACAGTGGCAGGCATTGCGACAAACGGCACAGTATTGGCAGGGCTTATATCCGTTTCCCTTTGAAAAATCAATTCTTAATTGGTCGCAGTCTCGTCAGTTAAACCCCTTATTAGTAACTGCCCTAATTCGTCAAGAATCCCGCTTTGAACCCAAAATTCGTTCTTGGGCAGGGGCTACTGGTTTAATGCAGGTAATGCCCGCAACAGGGGAACACGTGGCTAGTAGTATTGGCTTATCAGACTATTCTCTAACCAATCCCGAAGACAATATCAACATCGGTACCTACTATCTCGACTTTACCCACCAGAAATATCAAAATAATTCAATGTTAGCCGTCGCTAGTTACAACGCAGGACCTAATGCAGTTGCTCAATGGGTGTCGCGATACGGTTTAAAAGATGCTGATGAGTTTGTCGAGCAGATTCCCTATAGCGAAACCAAAGGTTATGTAGAGTCTGTATTTGAAAATTATTGGAACTATTTACTAATTTACAATCCCGAAGTAGAAAAATTATTCCAACAGCTTAGTTGA
- a CDS encoding GDSL-type esterase/lipase family protein has protein sequence MFLTNRFQVIFAKFLLVLISQSFYNNKQVSATSGQVKEIAANNADFYYTGRIEGQNSSTPVFSYPGSMVEFKFSGTGLKVKLSEDNWGGENYVDVYLNDDSEPKTILLKQGEQPKIYDIANGLENKTHKVLLVKRNDYVTGEFKFHGIVTDGNLLPGNFASNKKIEVYGDSIAAGATVESDRVGTSDPPGSNHDLANAYLSFGSILARDYGAEVSLVAQGGVSLVDGYGFWHEQTGMEAIYDKAKPLDDAPQWNFAKYNPDLVIVALGQNDASSINIGSDLSSQEWKSRYKQFISELRAKHPNAYFIGMFPNMYHDSKWDNYLTEAIAEYKQETNDNKVYSLITEQVTSGHPRFSEQKAMADALKTLIDGTLVDDGFNWDVSK, from the coding sequence ATGTTTTTGACTAATAGATTCCAAGTAATTTTTGCCAAATTTTTACTTGTTCTAATATCGCAAAGTTTTTACAACAACAAACAAGTTTCTGCAACTTCAGGACAAGTTAAAGAGATAGCAGCAAATAATGCAGATTTTTACTACACGGGTAGAATTGAAGGACAAAATTCTTCAACACCAGTTTTTAGTTATCCAGGCTCGATGGTTGAATTTAAATTTTCAGGTACTGGTTTAAAAGTCAAACTGTCTGAAGATAATTGGGGCGGAGAAAATTATGTCGATGTTTATCTCAACGATGATTCCGAACCCAAGACAATTCTTTTAAAACAGGGCGAACAGCCAAAAATTTACGATATCGCAAATGGGTTAGAAAATAAAACTCATAAAGTATTGCTAGTCAAACGCAATGATTACGTAACGGGCGAATTTAAATTTCATGGCATAGTTACCGATGGCAATTTACTTCCAGGAAATTTTGCCTCCAACAAAAAAATTGAAGTTTATGGAGACTCAATCGCAGCAGGTGCTACAGTAGAATCCGATCGGGTAGGTACTTCCGATCCTCCAGGCAGCAATCACGATTTGGCTAATGCCTATCTTAGTTTTGGCTCGATTTTAGCTAGAGACTATGGTGCGGAAGTTTCTTTAGTAGCTCAAGGAGGCGTTTCTTTAGTTGACGGATATGGTTTTTGGCACGAACAAACTGGTATGGAAGCAATTTATGATAAAGCCAAACCCCTTGACGACGCTCCTCAATGGAATTTCGCTAAATACAATCCCGACTTAGTTATCGTTGCTTTAGGTCAAAACGACGCTTCAAGTATCAATATCGGCTCCGATCTATCCAGTCAAGAATGGAAAAGTCGCTATAAGCAGTTTATTAGCGAGCTTCGTGCCAAACATCCCAACGCCTATTTTATCGGGATGTTTCCCAATATGTATCACGATTCTAAATGGGATAACTATTTAACTGAAGCGATCGCCGAATACAAACAGGAAACTAACGACAATAAGGTATATTCTTTAATCACCGAGCAAGTTACTTCGGGTCATCCTAGATTTAGCGAACAAAAAGCAATGGCAGATGCGCTTAAAACTCTCATCGACGGTACTTTAGTCGATGATGGTTTTAATTGGGATGTTAGTAAGTAG
- a CDS encoding endonuclease MutS2, with translation MIITETLELLEWRRLCQHLATFAATKLGAIAAKQLKLPATKQESQQLLAQTKEIYYLEQEIDSGWNFKGIEDIGDSLERANIGGMLTAEELLNLATTLAGVRRLRRVIDAKAEEMPTLEKLIADLRTYPEIEQEIHRCIDDRAEVSDRANPQLAEIRSEIKQLRQRIYKTLQNIMQRNSTAIQEAVITQRGDRFVLSVKAAQKETIKGIVHDVSSTGSTFYIEPGAVVELGNQLRQKERQEKREEEAVLRALTDKVAEVIEDLETVLAVATVLDLATARARYSLWLEANPPRFIDFDKEETITLRRLRHPLLIWQHRHEEGAEVVPIDVLVQPQTKVVAITGPNTGGKTVTLKTLGLAALMAKAGIFVPAKEPVELPWFESVLADIGDEQSLQQSLSTFSGHIRRISRIIEALSPHNEEITAHNSLVLLDEIGAGTDPAEGSALAIALLKYLAEHSLLTVATTHYGELKALKYQDERFENASVEFDDSTLQPTYRLLWGIPGRSNALTIAKRLGLKSEIIEEARNQSGIDAAEDVNQVIAALEAQRREQEAKAQEAGKLLEQTERFYGEVSTKAAELQEREKALKISQEQAVQQAIAEAKAEVAKVIRRLQQGEPTAQKAQQASEQLNKISQKELAKTQPAKPDKPAYKPQVGEKIKISSLGQTGEVLSIDEAESEATIRFGIMKMTVSLREIESLDGQKVDVPAKAKTPKASTPAKSKVTPPPVTVRTSKNTLDIRGSRVANAEVDLENAIASATESGVVWIIHGKGTGRLRQGVQEFLQRHPQVSKFELAPQKEGGSGVTIAYLK, from the coding sequence TTGATTATTACAGAAACCCTAGAATTATTAGAATGGCGACGTTTGTGTCAACATTTAGCTACTTTTGCCGCAACCAAACTTGGAGCGATCGCAGCAAAACAGTTAAAATTGCCAGCTACTAAACAAGAAAGCCAGCAGCTATTGGCACAAACTAAAGAAATTTATTATTTAGAGCAAGAAATCGATTCTGGATGGAATTTTAAAGGGATAGAAGATATTGGCGACTCTTTAGAAAGAGCTAATATTGGCGGGATGTTAACCGCTGAAGAATTACTCAATTTAGCTACTACTTTAGCTGGCGTACGGCGTTTGCGTAGAGTAATCGATGCTAAAGCTGAAGAAATGCCGACTCTAGAAAAATTAATCGCAGACTTGCGAACCTATCCTGAAATCGAACAGGAGATACATCGCTGCATCGACGATCGCGCTGAGGTAAGCGATCGCGCCAATCCCCAACTAGCGGAGATTCGTAGTGAAATCAAACAGCTGCGGCAGAGAATCTATAAAACCTTACAAAATATCATGCAGCGCAACAGCACTGCCATTCAAGAAGCCGTAATCACTCAAAGAGGCGATCGCTTTGTGCTGTCGGTAAAAGCAGCCCAAAAAGAAACTATTAAAGGTATCGTTCACGATGTTTCCAGTACGGGTTCTACTTTTTATATCGAGCCTGGGGCAGTTGTAGAGTTAGGCAATCAACTCAGGCAAAAAGAACGTCAGGAAAAACGCGAAGAAGAAGCAGTTTTACGAGCATTAACTGATAAAGTAGCAGAGGTAATAGAAGATTTAGAAACGGTTTTGGCAGTGGCAACTGTTTTAGATTTAGCTACCGCTAGAGCAAGATACAGTTTGTGGTTAGAAGCCAATCCTCCCAGATTTATTGATTTTGACAAAGAAGAGACTATTACTCTACGTCGTCTGCGTCATCCCCTACTAATTTGGCAACACCGTCATGAAGAAGGAGCCGAAGTAGTACCTATCGACGTGCTAGTTCAACCTCAAACTAAAGTAGTAGCGATCACGGGACCTAATACAGGAGGAAAAACTGTTACTTTAAAAACTTTGGGGTTAGCCGCTCTAATGGCAAAAGCGGGAATTTTTGTACCTGCTAAAGAACCAGTGGAGTTGCCTTGGTTTGAATCGGTATTGGCAGATATTGGCGACGAACAATCTTTACAGCAGAGCTTATCGACTTTTTCTGGTCATATACGCCGTATTAGCCGCATTATTGAAGCTTTAAGTCCTCACAATGAGGAAATAACCGCCCATAATTCTCTGGTTTTACTCGACGAAATTGGTGCGGGAACCGATCCCGCAGAAGGTAGTGCTTTAGCGATCGCTTTACTCAAATATTTAGCAGAACATAGTTTGCTGACGGTAGCCACTACCCACTACGGTGAATTAAAAGCTTTAAAATACCAAGACGAACGATTTGAAAATGCTTCGGTAGAATTTGACGACAGCACCTTACAGCCTACTTATCGTTTATTGTGGGGGATTCCAGGGCGTTCTAATGCGCTAACTATTGCCAAACGACTTGGTTTAAAATCGGAAATTATCGAAGAAGCTAGAAATCAGTCAGGTATAGATGCTGCTGAAGATGTTAATCAGGTAATTGCTGCGCTAGAGGCACAACGACGCGAACAAGAAGCCAAAGCTCAAGAAGCTGGTAAATTACTGGAGCAAACCGAACGTTTTTATGGTGAAGTTTCAACTAAAGCCGCAGAGCTGCAAGAAAGAGAAAAAGCCTTAAAAATATCTCAAGAACAGGCAGTGCAACAAGCGATCGCCGAAGCCAAAGCCGAAGTAGCAAAAGTGATTCGACGCTTGCAGCAAGGCGAACCAACTGCCCAAAAAGCCCAACAAGCCAGCGAACAACTAAATAAAATCAGTCAAAAAGAACTAGCCAAAACTCAGCCAGCCAAACCAGATAAACCAGCTTATAAACCGCAGGTAGGAGAAAAAATTAAAATTTCCAGTCTCGGACAAACAGGGGAAGTCTTAAGCATCGACGAAGCCGAGTCAGAGGCAACGATTCGCTTTGGCATTATGAAAATGACCGTATCTTTGAGGGAAATTGAGTCTTTAGACGGACAAAAAGTTGACGTTCCCGCTAAAGCTAAAACCCCTAAAGCTAGTACGCCTGCTAAATCTAAGGTAACGCCACCTCCCGTCACGGTTCGCACCTCTAAAAACACTTTAGATATTCGCGGTAGTCGGGTTGCTAATGCCGAAGTAGACTTAGAAAACGCGATCGCCTCTGCTACCGAGTCGGGAGTGGTGTGGATAATACACGGCAAAGGAACGGGGCGTTTGCGTCAGGGAGTTCAGGAGTTTTTACAACGTCATCCACAAGTAAGTAAGTTTGAACTCGCACCTCAAAAAGAAGGCGGTTCGGGTGTAACAATTGCTTATTTGAAATAA
- a CDS encoding chlorophyll a/b-binding protein: protein METPQNKFGFTRFAEIWNGRLAMLGFVIAVAVELATGQGILSQLGLM from the coding sequence ATGGAAACACCACAAAACAAATTTGGTTTTACTCGCTTTGCTGAAATCTGGAATGGTCGTTTGGCTATGTTAGGTTTTGTCATTGCCGTAGCAGTAGAATTGGCGACAGGACAAGGAATTTTAAGTCAATTAGGCTTGATGTAA